In Etheostoma spectabile isolate EspeVRDwgs_2016 unplaced genomic scaffold, UIUC_Espe_1.0 scaffold00004905, whole genome shotgun sequence, the DNA window CACTGCTTGTACCTCGACCTCGGGACTTCTAAAGTCCCAAGATCGGAAGTCCGCAACAGCCGATTTTGCCCACCCAAAGTTAAAAGCTCGGACAAATACTCCGGGGCAAGGCCATTTAAggctttgaaaacaaacaatgcaattttaaaatcaattctaaaacgcaccggaAGCCAGTGTAGTGTAAAAAGAACGGGAGTTATGTGTGCGCTCTGAGAAGTATTTGTCAGAAAGCGggcagcagcattttgcacaagcTGCAGACGTGAGATGGATTTTTGATTTAGACCAACATAAAGAGCGTTGCAATAATCTAGACGTGATTAttaaagcattaaaacacaTATTTCACTTAATTTTCCCTAATATACAGACAACAATAcatggttttttttcttgtgaaaagAGCTCAGAATCAATACTCGGCGGGAAGTGTTTTTGTTggtgttgacactttttatcaagTAGCCTACTTCCTGTAACCAAGGCCTAACAAGGCTGTGgttacaaaaaaactaaacgtaAGATAGCTACAAGTTTATTAAGGAAGTAAATGCAATGATGCAAGTGGTTATCATGCTAAAAGGCTCACAGAAACAATAGTAACACTGATGTTtcccatgttcaccatcttggcttagcatgttagcaagctaacatttCCTAAATAGCAGTAAACACAAAGTCCAGCTGCGGCTCATGACATTATTCTGCAGGTATGTGGTCATAAACTTCAATCTTGGACACAATTAACTTTCATCCTGAAGATGGTGCTACAGGAAAAGTGAGAGGATCTCTGATGTCATTAAGATTTAGCATCTAGGGACCATTattgtctgtacaaaatgtcattgtAATTCTTCTTATGGAGAAATATTTTTGACATTCAAACGTAGGGCCTAACCTTTTCACTTGATTAAAAACATCTTTGACATATCATTCAGGTCTCACACAGTATTTCTTTTCTACTCTCACCTCTACTCTCTCTTGTGTcgttttggtttcatttttcgaCGTGGTTTTCGAAACGTGGTTCACAGTCCACGACGTGGTAATAATTCTGAGAAAAACACTGACAGGAAACGGCATGGCTCTTGATTATGGCTGTCACGAATCCCCACAGTTGTCTTTCTTTCActtattcattttattgttcGAATAAATCTCTTCAGCCTCCAACCTACTTAAACAAATTCCTAGAATACTGACACATACCTTAAAAAGAGAGACATAATTCTTGTCGTTAGCTTTGTATTCTAAAGTGCTTTCGCTTCATATTTGTGTGGGCCAGCAGGCAATAGCATGAGATGTTGAAAATTAGGAAATGCCTTTTCCGCCTGTCAGATGTCAGCCACTCTTCTAGGTGTGCAACTTCCTTCTTATGACAAGAATATCTGCTTGTAGCAAAGTTGCTTGCTTTATGTCTTTTAATCTTTAATACGGAAACCCTTAATCTTTCAAGGGACTCAGTATACTTTAAATTTAGCGGCTTAGAGTCTGAAGCAAACGCACAGTGTGAGTGCCTGAGTCCACGTGATAAGACCGTTCACACACTCCCGCGGTataatttagtttttgtgtgtgtgcgtgtgtgtgttgacctCAGGGAACTCCCACTACATTTTCACCAAATTTCAACTGAAAATTAGCCAAATAATTTCAAAACacttgtgtgagtgtgcatgccTTTAAGTTTGTTTAGATTTGTTTCGCAGATTAAAACTGTGGTTTCCTGCTTTATGATTCAAAGGAACAGTTTGATGTTAACTTGTTAGCTCgttgttttcacagttttattTCGGTAGTAGTTCGGATAGTTTCTAGCCTTCCCTGCACGCCACAGACAGTCACTTTAGTCTTAATTGGATCATAAGTCACTGTTGAACCTGTATATTCTGTAAGATATTTAAGAAATTATCCCAAATCACCCCAAACTAATCTATATTGACAACGTTCgtcatctctgcagggtaaatccaggcagctagctagactatctgtccaatctgagttttctgttgaactaaaacaacctttgtacgtacacatgttccaccaaaacaagttatttccctagactattttgcagaggccccattgctccgtccggcgcttagtgCCCAAGACGAGTGTAATtttgttcaaagaaatgccaatatgCCAGAGCAGgttgttctcccatcccagaatgctgtgtggactagccagaccctcctctgcagcaccCTGGAAGAAGGGCTGGCAATGCACGACTAACCCCAAAATAATCCCATACAAGCCCATTGAACCACCGACCAGGAAACAAGTTAATCAGAGAAATTATTTAACTCCtccatcttttttatttaccaGATGACATCTGCCACACCTCCGTCCTCTCGTAGCTCCTCCCCTCAGAAGGTGTGCCACTCCCAAACACAGACTGATGTTTTAAAGCCCTTACTGGGTGGTGGCTTATCCGGTGTGGGAGGGActctgaggaagaggaggcgtGTCCTGTCCAAAGATGGGCGTAGCAACGTGCGCATCGAGCACGTCAACGGCCGGAATGCTCTGTACATGCGGGACCTCTGGACAACATTTCTGGACATGCAGTGGCGCTACAAGTTGTTCCTGTTCACGGCCACGTTTGCGGGGACCTGGTTCCTGTTCGGGGTGCTGTGGTATCTGATGGCCCTGGTGCACGGAGACCTGCTTGGTGAGAGTGTGGCAAATCTTTTGCAGCATTAACAAAATTCTTTTCATTGCCATACGGTCTACCCACAGTTCTTTGTAGGTCACCATAAAAatttcatacagtatgtcaatacCTCAGCAAGAACACTGGAACTATCTGCATAGAGGTGAGAAAAAAATAGGCGGAATAGACCCTTTAACTGAGTCAGACAGgggctcatttaaaaaaaggtgatgacatacagtactatTCATTCCATTCACCATTCAGCATGGAGCACTCTCTGAATCTGTGACAGTTGGCAGGTAGTTTCACTGTCAGTCAAATCGGATTAAACCACACCCACAGTGCTTTGAACAAAAGGGCATGACAAAGTACAATGAACAGCTTCAGCATCGTTcacactaaagaaaaaaaaagtgtgagcaCAAAAAAGTTTCCTTCCCCAAAAAACACCCCCACAAGTCATTTGTTCAAGCAGTATTTAGGTTTATAAAGGTGGCAGACTTTGGTGGCCATAGTAGTTGATGATGAAAGCAAAGTAGAACGAAAAGTGATGGGTTCTTTAAGTATAAGGGTAAGGAGGCTGGTTGGGTGGTGAGCTTAGGTGAGAATATGACTACTAGGGTGGGTGGCGTGTTGGTGTAGAGCACAAACTCAAGGCCTGCGGCAGGCAGATCAACTTTTGATCCGGCGCGCACATCAATTTAGTACAACAATACACTTACACCCACCtagtttttgtagctttttcaaTGTATTTGTCTATTTTCTTGAcacctttgttgctttttcgaatgtttttgccccttttttttccaatgtttttaatcagcttttccaacgtttttttCTTCGATGACCAAGTtacttttttggggttttatgtCGAGGAAACTGAAATAAAGTTAAAGATGCTTGACTTTTTCGATGAAACAAAAGCATGTGAATGAACTGTCCCTAGATTTAATtcttattttccagtgtggcccttagtgaaactCAGTTTGACACCCTTTTAGAGTGTCATAGCTGCATGCAGTGGTGCAGGGTGTCACTGGAAACAGTGAGAACTGCAGTTTCAAAGCAACCACATCTTTTATATGTCCTTTTGATTCCATCTGTCTTTTAAATCTAATTTGTGTAACTGTTTCATCAAATTTACATACATGAAGTACTTTGTAACTTAATTTTAATTGGTGTCTAGTGAATAAGTTTACGCTGTAAGATTTGAATACACCTTCATccatgtgtacacagagtgAGCCTTCTTTCTAGCGGAGTTGTAAAAGATGTATACTGTAGATGTTAGTGTTTGTTGTAATTCCTGAACAGCATTTTGAGCTTTTAACCTTGATAAAATGAAACTTTTTTGAGGGTGGGAAATGATTTCACATCATCAGTTAGACACCTGCTCTCCCACACTTCCTCTTTTGTCACTTATGTTTCCAATGCGAGTGGGGAAATAAAAGTTTTAGAAAGCACAGTCTAATGTTGCATATCAAGAGGATGTTTTTGTGGCTGACACATATTCTGCCTTGAAAATGTTTTCCAGCATAGGtagaagaagtaaaaaaaacaaaaatcacacaaactGGTGTTGTAATGCCAAAATAAAGCATGATAACACCTTGGATGagcctttgtttctttttcacccGTGTTCCTCCAGAGTTCGACCCCCCGTCGAACCACACGCCCTGTGTGATGCAGATGCAGACCCTGACAGGGGCTTTCCTCTTCTCCCTGGAGACCCAGACCACCATTGGTTATGGTTTCCGTTGCATCACTGAGGAGTGTCCCGCAGCCATCATCCTCCTAATCGTCCAGCTCGTCATCACCATGCTGATGGAGATCTTCATCACTGGTACCTTCCTGGCCAAGGTAGCCAATGCATAACACATCCAGCTGCAGAGTGAGCAGCAATACGTTCTTTAAACATAGAACCAGGCAGTTTGCGTGGCCATACAAATGTGTGGTCTTGCgacaagtgaagataatgacctcttctgaagagtccatcatgttttttgaatcctccatgtcctccatgGCTACCATGGTCGCTACAAGCAACcgtgtggaggagggggggtgggcGGTCCTGCAAGGCCTGTttcatgtggatgcgccaaaagttttttttgtcatcacttagaattcctcatgggtagacagaaactacgcactatagcccCTGCCACACATTcagtatttcattactttgtggtaatgtctgaagttctaccatgggaaagggagaaaatgccttggttactttgtttcaagccattctagtgtaagcctgcaggaagactcagctcaatTTGTGCCATTTCTCATTGACATTCAATGAGCTAAGTTGCTTGACTCTGAtgggctaacagctagccaatgtgagcctggctatcagtatcctttacccagcgcaactagATAAGCTTGTGAATAGGAAttagctcaggcaacatgagatcagactgaccagctgttgtaacTGGCcagatttctcctcttatttctttccagtggtTAGAggtgacagaggaggtagcagttcattttcacaatcACCACATAACACCAACACACAtagacctaacatatttcataAATGCAAGtgaaaacggttttgtgtggcagcgCTCctttaaagagcccctattatgcTCCTTTTCAGTGTCAGATTTGAACTCTTTGGGTCTACTAGAAAAGGTTcacatgctttgatgttcaaaaaagaaacagcccgttgctgcagctcctctgccTGAAACACTCTGTCTGAGCGTTTTTGGCTCGCCTTCTGTTGTGAGTGGTCAACCAAATTCAGACTATACTATATAACACactaaaagacagaaaaaatcCCAAACTGCATAATGTGCAAGGCTCTTCCACGAGTCCTTTTTGTTATCAGACTGAAACCAGAACTGAGTGAGCTTTCTCTGCTCAGGTTGCTCGGCCAAAGAAGCGAGGTGAGACGGTGAAGTTTAGCCAACACGCAGTGGTGTCGACCCACGAAGGCCGGCCCTGCCTGATGATCAGGGTGGCCAACATGCGCAAGAGTCTCCTGCTCGGCTGTCAGGTAACTAAGTGTGTAGAGATAGAGAATATCTattgtcatatacagtatgtcaaccATTTTTCAAACTCTACAAGTTATGTGTagatgttgtgtgtatgaaCAATTTCTCgaattaaaagttaaaacacttttttgcaTATTGTTTCCCCCCAGGTGAGTGGAAAACTGCTCCAGACATCTCTGACCAAGGAAGGGGAGACGGTTCGCCTGGACCAGAGAAACGTTCCCTTCCAAGTGGACACATCTAGCGACAGCCCCTTCCTCATCCTGCCCCTCACCTTCTACCACCTCATCGATGACAACAGCCCCCTGCGAGCCTGGGCAGACAAGGGTAAGACGAGGAGAACTGCTGGGTGTTGCAAGTAGAAGGTGTTTTATCTTTGCAATCTTTTCACTTACGCTGAGTTAACAAACTTTATGGGGGTAGAATACATTAGAAAACTCTTTAAAACGAGATACACAAGTCATACAAAGCTCTGCAGTACTTTCTGGCATCATCACATGGCAACAAGGATGGATTTTAGTGCAAATAAAGAACAGAATCAGTGTGGATGCTTGCTGTGGTACGTACTGATTCCCTGCAAGATTTTTAGTAATAAAATCTGATGAGAGTTTATTTCTGATAAATCATGTGACAAGATTGCAACGTACACATTCTGCATACATGTCCTCTTTGTACTAGTTGGTGAGCTGAAATCCGATGGTGTGAACCACTTGCttgacatggttttatttttcgtTTGAGTCTTTCTGCAACCTGAGAGGTATTTCAATACCTTATTACTGAAATTATTGTGGGTAAGTATAGTGAGTGTTTGGTTTTTCCTTCCAACTTCAGTTCCTCTACTTCTTCCTGCATCTCTACGTACTTTTCCTTTCCTCAATACTGACTTTCCTTTTCTTGTTTCCTTACTGGTCCTcgccttttgttttcttcacttGTTTATTATATCTGCACAAAAGTTAGCAGacttctttttcctctccttttaaTAGGGCATTGTCATATTTCTTGGTGCATTACCCCCCAAAACAGTTACTTGGCAGGAATTAATATGGCCTGTATGCCTGTGCACACATGTGCACCATTATAAGCATCACAAGATACAAACAAAATGGGGAACTGCTTATGACAACATTCCTCTGTAGCTCTCCTGGGGGTCACAAACATAACAGTGTACCTTTAATTAGGGTTTTCTCtaccatcattttttttcccgaTCTAATAATTGAAAATTGTAGTTGATCCTTAAGGGACTTCTTTAGCAAATTAAGTCTTTAAACTTTtggagtgttatttatttatctgctcaagcttttccaacatttcagACACAAATACGGTTTACTCTTATTTCCGCTCTCCCATTTTCCTTTTCATCCTCTTCTGCTCATGTTCACACCCCTCTGTAATGTGCCATCTCCACTTATCTCATGTCCCTCCTCCCAGGTGGAGGCTGGACAGACCCAGAGTTGGCAGACTTCGAGCTGCTGGTCATCATGAGCGCTACAGTGGAGCCGACCTCGGCCACCTGCCAGGTTCGCACCTCATACCTGCCGGATGAGATTCTCTGGGGTTATGAGTTTCCACCTGTAGTCTCCCTTTCCCCATCGGGGAAATACATAGCGGACTTTGCCTTCTTTGATAAAGTGGCCAAGACCAAGACCACGCCCATCTTCAAAAAATCCAGCCCCCAGCATGAGTACCAGAGCAACGGGGGTGCTGTGTCTGAGGGGTCCGATCCAGAGAAGATCCGTCTGGAGCAGAGTtacagggagagaggggaggagcgTGGCCGTGTCAGAGACACTCCTCTCAGTGTTCGCATCAGCAATGTGTGAACAAATGAAATGGTTGAGAAGGGAGCGTGTCAGGAGACAGCAGGAGACAGCAGGAGACAGCAGGAGACAGCAGGAGACAGCAGGAGACATCATCAAAACTACTCTGGAGACTGTCTCTTTGACTGTTTTAACTTTTGGATGATATCTATGCCCTAGTAGCACCAGACGATGCAGAAAGCAAATATGGACTATGACCATGGCCTACTGTATGGTTTGCCATTGTTATACATTTCCTGGTATAACTCATGTTTTACACTGGTTTGACTGTGTTCATGTGACGCCATAACTGAAGCTGTGGTTTGCATTTGAGGAAGTGCACAAGCACCTAACACTTTAGGTGAGGGTATGGGTACTCAATCCCTTTAAGGTAGTAATTGTAGTATCCCAGTACTAAGTAATGTTGAAACTTCTCTCTGGTCAAATAATGCCGACATTTGATCCTTTTTGTATCCAGATCTATAAAAAAATtagtatgtgtattgtttttctcACAGCCAACCACCACAAGCATTCTTTAATGTATAGCAGCATGTGATTGGCCCGCTCCTGCAGCGGCTATGGAAGGTTTGTGTGACACACAACTGAATACTTGATACAAGTAGAAGAAAAAAGCTATCAAGGGAAGTCTATTGGTATCTGTATCACTTTAAGGGAAGTggtattgtaattgtttttattgatatcCAGTCCtaacaaatatactgtatatccttTTCTAACTAAGAAAATAACACATCTGGTTGTTTAATTGCaaagaaatacacaaaaagATTCAAAACTCAAGTAAACGAGCAGAGGAGACAGTGGAAACCCCAGTTGTCTATTTTGGGTCCTCCCCACGCTTACTGAATGTTAaatcacaaagagaaaaaattgGACTGGGGACTGTAAGGTTTGTGTGATAAGGGGACAGGACAGGGTAAAACCTTCTATACTTCCTCTAAAAATGTGTGGTTAATACACACAGTGTATGTTCTAGACATTTAGAAGTCATATGATGTTGAGTTTTAACTCGGGTTGCtttcattactgtaaaaaacacgATGAGTAATGCAATGCCAGTTCTTCAGTTCTtctaggatttaaaaaaactccTACACCAATCAGTTAGAAACCCCCCTGATACTGATCATTTTACATTTCCTGTTGTAAAAAGACGGAAGTTcttgaaacataaaaaacatgacatgtatgtgtattgtaGATGAAAATGCTGTGTAATATGTGTCTAAAGCACTGTTCTGTTAAACTAATGTAGCATTACAAGTGGAAAGTAGGCAAACTTCAGATGAATATTCTGTGTTCATGGTGCTCTGTGCTGAATCTCTCGATGGTGTAAGCATTTCCTGTACAGCTGTTACGGCTGTTTTACAGAAAGTTAGCACTTTAAGGAAGTACATGATGTGCGTCTAGCACCGTAGGAAGATTAACTTAGGAAGATATATTTTATTAACACTAAAAGCACTTACACAATGAAA includes these proteins:
- the LOC116677342 gene encoding ATP-sensitive inward rectifier potassium channel 10 isoform X2 — protein: MEMEYILLESSSPQKVCHSQTQTDVLKPLLGGGLSGVGGTLRKRRRVLSKDGRSNVRIEHVNGRNALYMRDLWTTFLDMQWRYKLFLFTATFAGTWFLFGVLWYLMALVHGDLLEFDPPSNHTPCVMQMQTLTGAFLFSLETQTTIGYGFRCITEECPAAIILLIVQLVITMLMEIFITGTFLAKVARPKKRGETVKFSQHAVVSTHEGRPCLMIRVANMRKSLLLGCQVSGKLLQTSLTKEGETVRLDQRNVPFQVDTSSDSPFLILPLTFYHLIDDNSPLRAWADKGGGWTDPELADFELLVIMSATVEPTSATCQVRTSYLPDEILWGYEFPPVVSLSPSGKYIADFAFFDKVAKTKTTPIFKKSSPQHEYQSNGGAVSEGSDPEKIRLEQSYRERGEERGRVRDTPLSVRISNV
- the LOC116677342 gene encoding ATP-sensitive inward rectifier potassium channel 10 isoform X1, translating into MTSATPPSSRSSSPQKVCHSQTQTDVLKPLLGGGLSGVGGTLRKRRRVLSKDGRSNVRIEHVNGRNALYMRDLWTTFLDMQWRYKLFLFTATFAGTWFLFGVLWYLMALVHGDLLEFDPPSNHTPCVMQMQTLTGAFLFSLETQTTIGYGFRCITEECPAAIILLIVQLVITMLMEIFITGTFLAKVARPKKRGETVKFSQHAVVSTHEGRPCLMIRVANMRKSLLLGCQVSGKLLQTSLTKEGETVRLDQRNVPFQVDTSSDSPFLILPLTFYHLIDDNSPLRAWADKGGGWTDPELADFELLVIMSATVEPTSATCQVRTSYLPDEILWGYEFPPVVSLSPSGKYIADFAFFDKVAKTKTTPIFKKSSPQHEYQSNGGAVSEGSDPEKIRLEQSYRERGEERGRVRDTPLSVRISNV